A genome region from Dickeya chrysanthemi NCPPB 402 includes the following:
- the flk gene encoding flagella biosynthesis regulator Flk, whose translation MQPINNPGNVSLPGEKPLETTLSKAAAQMDDLPLTLAQRTTLEKLVTQISTLSGAKPAEIWATVRAELGTKNNADLLASQFPAAEQSLQTRLATVQGSQDTRQLLQQLTSMLSQGNNRQVASDFIRQQFGHTVLSSLTPSQLKLVVALLQNGQLPQAATLLSTNGNTPTLTFGNTATGQPIPFPQTPTATPLPSPLPPTSQQLAALLQAGVVPGGSGANPSINALLDRALLPAEHNQLNQLVAKLVALSGESPGKVWQTLMDMQGLKTGDPIPAKNFQVLSQFLNTQSLLLQQHTSPTLSTLQAALRQPLDQQEQQLLQDFTRNTLNITPQTPLTPSQISDVATFLYRRRLQQIQEASTVPLQPFINPLIMALPQEWRPLVNKPIGLALVAMLVVALLMWVLL comes from the coding sequence ATGCAACCGATCAATAACCCCGGTAATGTTTCCCTGCCGGGAGAAAAGCCGCTGGAAACCACGCTGTCAAAAGCCGCCGCCCAGATGGATGATTTACCGTTGACGCTGGCGCAGCGCACTACGTTGGAAAAGCTGGTGACGCAGATTTCCACCCTAAGCGGCGCCAAGCCTGCGGAAATCTGGGCCACCGTGCGTGCTGAATTAGGGACGAAAAACAACGCGGATCTGCTCGCCAGCCAATTCCCGGCGGCCGAGCAAAGCTTGCAGACTCGGCTGGCAACCGTGCAAGGCTCGCAGGATACCCGCCAGTTGCTGCAACAGTTGACCTCAATGTTGTCGCAGGGCAATAACCGTCAGGTTGCCAGCGATTTCATTCGCCAGCAATTTGGTCATACCGTGCTCAGCTCGCTGACGCCCTCGCAACTGAAACTGGTGGTGGCGTTGTTGCAAAACGGCCAGTTACCGCAGGCCGCCACACTGTTATCGACCAACGGCAACACCCCAACGCTGACGTTCGGTAATACCGCCACCGGGCAACCGATCCCGTTTCCTCAAACACCCACAGCCACCCCCCTTCCCTCGCCGCTGCCGCCAACGTCTCAGCAACTGGCCGCCTTATTACAGGCCGGCGTCGTGCCGGGCGGCTCCGGCGCGAATCCGTCAATAAACGCCTTGCTGGACCGGGCATTACTGCCGGCGGAACACAATCAGCTTAATCAACTGGTGGCAAAACTGGTGGCGCTGAGCGGCGAATCGCCGGGCAAGGTCTGGCAAACGTTGATGGACATGCAAGGATTGAAAACCGGCGACCCGATTCCGGCGAAGAATTTTCAGGTATTAAGCCAGTTTCTCAATACACAAAGCCTTTTGTTACAACAGCACACATCGCCAACCCTGAGTACCTTGCAGGCGGCGCTCAGACAGCCGCTCGACCAGCAGGAGCAGCAACTGTTGCAGGACTTCACCCGCAATACGCTGAATATCACGCCGCAAACGCCGCTTACGCCGTCACAAATCAGCGACGTGGCGACCTTTCTCTACCGGCGGCGCCTCCAGCAAATACAAGAAGCGTCCACCGTGCCGTTGCAGCCGTTTATCAACCCGTTAATCATGGCGTTGCCGCAGGAATGGCGGCCGCTGGTGAATAAGCCGATCGGGCTGGCGCTGGTAGCGATGCTGGTGGTGGCGTTGTTGATGTGGGTATTACTGTAA
- a CDS encoding tripartite tricarboxylate transporter permease, with product MDTWSFLMQGFAVAMTPQNLMIALIGCFIGTIVGLLPGLGPINGVAILMPLAFALKLPAESALILLATVYLGCEYGGRISSILLNVPGDAGAIMTALDGYPMAQQGKAGVALSISAVSSFVGSSIAITGIILFAPLLANWSLAFGPAEYFALMVFAIACLGSMMSHNPLKSFLAALIGLSMATVGVDANTGVYRFTFDSVHLSDGIQFVVVVIGLFSVSEILLMLEQTGSGQKVTKATGRMLFNVREGIQCIGATLRSSLLGFFVGILPGAGATIASAMAWMTEKKISGNSDSFGKGDIRGVAAPEAANNASACGSFIPMLTLGVPGSGTTAVMMGALTLYNITPGPAMFTEQPDIVWGLIAAMLIGNLMLLLLNLPMIGLFTRMLAIPMWFLVPAIAAISAVGVYAVHSTTFDLLLMVGLGVFGYLLRKMDFPMSPLILGFVLGEMLEQNLRRALSISNGGLSILWEGRISQTLLSMAVLILVVPPMLKYWRRRRTQLQSVPRT from the coding sequence ATGGATACCTGGTCTTTTCTGATGCAGGGTTTTGCGGTAGCGATGACCCCGCAAAATCTGATGATTGCGCTGATCGGCTGTTTTATCGGCACCATTGTCGGGCTGCTGCCCGGCCTTGGCCCAATCAACGGCGTGGCGATTCTGATGCCGCTGGCCTTCGCACTCAAACTGCCGGCGGAATCCGCGTTGATTCTGCTTGCCACCGTTTATCTCGGCTGCGAATACGGCGGGCGTATTTCTTCCATTTTGTTGAATGTACCGGGCGATGCCGGCGCTATCATGACGGCCCTTGATGGCTACCCGATGGCGCAACAGGGCAAAGCCGGCGTGGCGTTGTCTATCTCCGCCGTCAGTTCATTCGTCGGCTCCAGCATCGCGATTACCGGCATCATTCTGTTTGCGCCCTTGCTGGCTAACTGGTCGCTGGCTTTCGGCCCCGCGGAATATTTCGCCCTGATGGTATTCGCCATCGCCTGCCTTGGCAGCATGATGAGCCACAACCCGCTGAAATCTTTCCTGGCGGCGTTGATTGGCTTGTCGATGGCCACCGTCGGCGTGGATGCGAATACCGGTGTTTATCGCTTCACGTTCGATAGCGTCCACCTGTCGGACGGTATTCAATTCGTGGTGGTGGTTATCGGCCTGTTTTCCGTCAGCGAAATTCTGTTGATGCTGGAGCAAACCGGCAGCGGGCAAAAGGTCACCAAAGCCACCGGGCGCATGTTGTTCAACGTTCGCGAAGGCATACAGTGCATCGGGGCGACGTTGCGTTCCTCACTGCTGGGGTTCTTTGTGGGGATACTGCCGGGTGCGGGCGCTACTATCGCCAGCGCCATGGCCTGGATGACGGAGAAAAAAATCAGCGGCAACAGCGACAGTTTCGGTAAAGGCGACATCCGCGGTGTGGCCGCGCCGGAAGCCGCCAATAACGCCTCAGCCTGCGGCTCGTTTATTCCGATGCTGACGCTGGGCGTTCCCGGCTCCGGCACCACCGCCGTGATGATGGGCGCGCTGACGCTGTACAACATTACGCCGGGCCCGGCCATGTTTACCGAACAGCCGGACATCGTCTGGGGGCTGATCGCCGCCATGCTGATCGGCAACCTGATGTTGCTATTGCTCAATCTGCCGATGATTGGCCTGTTCACCCGTATGCTGGCCATTCCAATGTGGTTTCTGGTGCCGGCGATTGCCGCGATTTCCGCCGTCGGCGTTTACGCGGTGCACAGCACCACCTTTGACCTGCTGCTGATGGTCGGGCTGGGCGTGTTCGGATACCTGCTGCGCAAAATGGACTTTCCCATGTCGCCGCTGATCCTCGGTTTCGTGTTGGGAGAAATGCTGGAGCAGAACCTGCGCCGCGCCTTGTCCATCAGTAACGGCGGGTTATCCATCCTGTGGGAAGGCCGCATCAGCCAGACATTACTGAGCATGGCCGTACTGATTTTGGTCGTACCGCCGATGCTGAAATACTGGCGGCGTCGCCGTACCCAGTTGCAGTCCGTCCCTCGTACCTGA